In the Dehalococcoidia bacterium genome, one interval contains:
- a CDS encoding ABC transporter permease: MSGARLALRQLRYENRAFWRNPASAFFTFVFPLMFLVIFNVFFGNEEIEVRGGTATASNFYVPAITALSVITACYTNLAMALTFSRDEGVLKRIRGAPVPTWVFLAGKILNSIVVSILLVVIVVAFGYVFYDVQLPDNTLAAFLLTLVVGAATFSALGLGITGLVPSAEAAPAVINASVLPLMFISDIFIRTDDAPAWITTVAEIFPIRHFSQALQTSFNPFESRSGFEPERLAAMLAWGAAGVVLALLKFDWEPRR; encoded by the coding sequence GTGAGCGGTGCTCGCCTGGCGCTGCGCCAGCTCCGCTACGAGAACCGCGCCTTCTGGCGGAACCCGGCTTCCGCCTTCTTCACCTTCGTCTTCCCGCTCATGTTCCTGGTCATCTTCAATGTCTTCTTTGGCAACGAAGAGATCGAGGTGCGCGGCGGGACGGCCACCGCTTCCAACTTCTACGTGCCCGCCATAACGGCCCTGTCGGTGATCACTGCCTGCTACACCAACCTGGCGATGGCCCTCACTTTTTCCCGCGACGAAGGCGTCCTCAAGCGCATCCGCGGCGCGCCGGTCCCGACGTGGGTCTTCCTTGCGGGCAAGATCCTCAACTCGATCGTGGTCTCCATCCTACTGGTCGTGATCGTGGTTGCCTTCGGCTATGTCTTCTACGATGTGCAGCTGCCCGACAACACGCTGGCAGCATTCCTCCTCACGCTGGTCGTCGGGGCAGCGACGTTCAGCGCGCTCGGCCTGGGCATAACCGGCCTCGTCCCCTCCGCGGAGGCGGCGCCCGCGGTGATCAACGCTTCCGTCCTACCTCTGATGTTCATCTCCGACATCTTCATCCGCACCGACGACGCCCCCGCCTGGATCACCACCGTCGCCGAAATCTTCCCCATCCGGCACTTCTCCCAGGCCCTCCAGACGTCCTTCAACCCATTCGAGTCACGCTCCGGCTTTGAGCCCGAGCGCCTGGCCGCGATGCTTGCCTGGGGGGCAGCGGGCGTTGTGCTCGCGCTCCTCAAGTTCGACTGGGAACCGCGACGCTAG
- a CDS encoding TerC family protein, whose amino-acid sequence MEGSIDASIWLWVAFNATVFGLLALDLGVFHRQAHAVSVKEAAGWTVTWVSLALTFNAAIYFLAGHEPGVAFFTGYLIELSLSVDNIFVFVLLFTYFAVPAAYQHRVLFWGILGVIVMRGTLIALGSVLIHQLHWVIYIFGAILILSAWRMATGGVSHQDPSTNPAVRFIRRFLPVTETYEGQRFFVRRDGVLMATPLMVVLAAVETTDLVFAIDSIPAIFAITHDPFLVYTSNLCAVMGLRSMYFLLAGVVGKFHYLQLGLSLVLAFVGTKMLLSEVYKIPVEVSLLVVASVISTAIAASLLFPKEPRLEHVAEKALPEEPAVGSH is encoded by the coding sequence TTGGAAGGAAGTATCGACGCCAGTATCTGGCTGTGGGTAGCGTTCAACGCTACCGTATTCGGGTTGCTCGCGCTGGACCTGGGCGTCTTTCACCGCCAGGCTCATGCAGTCTCCGTGAAGGAGGCAGCGGGATGGACGGTCACCTGGGTCTCGTTGGCGCTCACCTTCAACGCCGCCATCTACTTTCTCGCGGGACATGAGCCGGGCGTCGCCTTCTTCACCGGCTACCTGATCGAGCTCTCACTCAGCGTCGACAACATTTTCGTCTTCGTCCTGCTTTTCACGTACTTCGCGGTGCCGGCGGCCTACCAGCACCGCGTGCTGTTCTGGGGCATTCTCGGCGTCATAGTGATGCGGGGGACCCTCATCGCGCTGGGCTCGGTCCTCATCCACCAGTTGCACTGGGTCATCTACATCTTCGGCGCCATCCTTATCCTCAGCGCCTGGCGCATGGCGACGGGCGGCGTGAGCCATCAAGACCCGTCCACCAACCCGGCGGTGCGCTTCATCCGCCGCTTCCTGCCCGTAACCGAGACCTACGAGGGGCAGCGCTTCTTCGTGCGCCGCGATGGCGTGCTGATGGCTACGCCCCTGATGGTCGTGCTCGCTGCGGTCGAGACGACCGACCTGGTGTTCGCAATCGACTCCATCCCCGCGATTTTCGCGATCACGCACGACCCGTTCCTCGTGTACACGTCAAACCTCTGCGCAGTCATGGGCTTGCGCTCCATGTACTTCCTTCTGGCAGGGGTGGTCGGCAAGTTCCACTACTTGCAGCTCGGGCTCTCGCTGGTGCTGGCCTTCGTCGGGACGAAAATGCTCCTCTCTGAGGTCTACAAGATCCCGGTGGAAGTCTCGCTGCTGGTCGTGGCGTCCGTCATCAGCACCGCGATAGCTGCCTCGTTGCTCTTCCCCAAGGAGCCTCGACTCGAGCATGTCGCGGAGAAAGCATTGCCGGAAGAGCCGGCGGTCGGGTCTCACTAG
- a CDS encoding NUDIX domain-containing protein — MCPPDDFIGEQTAYIPEAPGRGRVFTEKKFPDETLASWEATDLPEDATVVHVTMYPYRGERVVLTWREGRLLLPEGDVKQGESAEEAVRRIALEQCGITDLEMTHLGHFKCRATVHSKLLPAGTITYRALYGVDVSALADFPAAPGHERRIVMQRDLLALVRDRYFEHWKEYLEALDQFVLARAKRAMAAPN; from the coding sequence ATGTGTCCGCCTGACGACTTCATTGGCGAGCAGACCGCATACATCCCGGAGGCGCCGGGCCGCGGCCGTGTCTTCACGGAAAAGAAGTTCCCAGACGAGACGCTTGCGTCCTGGGAGGCGACCGACCTGCCGGAGGACGCCACCGTGGTGCACGTCACCATGTACCCGTACCGTGGCGAACGCGTCGTGCTGACCTGGCGCGAAGGGAGGCTTCTCCTGCCGGAAGGCGACGTGAAACAGGGAGAGAGCGCGGAGGAAGCAGTCCGCCGCATTGCCCTGGAGCAGTGCGGCATTACGGATCTGGAGATGACCCATCTGGGGCACTTCAAATGCCGCGCGACTGTGCATTCGAAGCTCCTGCCGGCCGGGACCATCACCTATCGCGCCCTGTACGGCGTGGACGTGTCCGCCCTGGCGGACTTCCCCGCCGCGCCCGGGCACGAGCGGCGCATCGTGATGCAGCGGGACCTCCTGGCCCTGGTCCGCGACCGCTATTTCGAGCACTGGAAGGAGTACCTGGAAGCGCTCGACCAGTTCGTGCTGGCGCGCGCCAAGAGGGCCATGGCCGCTCCGAACTGA
- a CDS encoding pyridoxamine 5'-phosphate oxidase family protein, translating into MTTPAAPQPQQFVPLTELKITPEIRDAVNNALANRTPIIVAYVDEEGQPSLSFRGSTQVYSDTQLAIWVRNPEGGLQRALQKNNRITLFYRDPEKRITLQFRGRGHIENDPKTRETVYNNAPEPERNADREQRGFPLIIDLHQVDGVMPGVRVQMRP; encoded by the coding sequence ATGACAACGCCGGCAGCGCCGCAGCCACAGCAGTTCGTACCGCTTACCGAGCTCAAAATCACGCCCGAGATCCGCGACGCCGTCAACAACGCCCTCGCCAACCGCACTCCCATCATCGTCGCCTACGTGGACGAGGAAGGCCAGCCGAGCCTCTCGTTCCGCGGCAGCACCCAGGTCTACAGCGACACGCAGCTCGCCATCTGGGTCCGCAACCCGGAGGGCGGCCTGCAGAGGGCCCTCCAGAAAAACAACCGCATCACCCTCTTCTACCGCGACCCTGAGAAGCGAATCACGCTGCAGTTCCGCGGTCGCGGCCACATCGAGAATGACCCCAAGACGAGGGAGACGGTGTACAACAACGCGCCCGAACCGGAGCGCAACGCCGACCGCGAGCAGCGCGGCTTCCCCCTGATCATCGACCTGCACCAAGTCGATGGCGTCATGCCCGGCGTCCGGGTCCAGATGCGGCCGTAA
- a CDS encoding ABC transporter ATP-binding protein yields MRSAPAISVRGLRKSYGSIEAVRGIDFEVREGEVFALLGPNGAGKTTTVEILEGHRKRSAGEVSVLGFDPEKGGRSFRERIGIVLQETGVERYLTVAESIEMFRGYYPAPLPLDEVLEVVGLRDQRNVRVRKLSGGQQRRLDVAIGLAGNPDLLFLDEPTTGFDPAARRNAWQMIRNLRSLGKTVLLTTHYLDEADNLADRVAIISAGVIVAEGTPAQLIASEPSSTIRFRAATSQPLPPELASVAALDNGVTTIRTATPTRVLYELLRWANDNGIELEELTLSRASLEDVYLKLVGATEPEAVS; encoded by the coding sequence GTGAGGTCGGCACCCGCCATCTCCGTCCGCGGCCTGCGGAAGTCATACGGCAGCATCGAGGCCGTTCGGGGCATTGACTTCGAGGTGCGCGAGGGGGAGGTCTTTGCCCTCCTGGGCCCCAATGGCGCCGGCAAGACAACGACGGTCGAGATCCTCGAGGGACACCGGAAGCGCTCGGCAGGCGAGGTCAGCGTCCTCGGCTTCGACCCGGAAAAGGGCGGGCGCAGCTTTCGCGAGCGCATCGGCATCGTCTTGCAGGAGACCGGCGTCGAACGCTATCTGACCGTGGCCGAGTCCATCGAGATGTTCCGCGGCTACTACCCGGCCCCCTTGCCTCTGGACGAAGTGTTGGAGGTCGTCGGCCTGCGTGACCAGCGCAACGTCAGGGTGCGCAAGCTCTCGGGCGGTCAGCAGCGCCGGCTCGACGTCGCCATCGGCCTTGCCGGCAACCCTGACCTGCTCTTCCTGGACGAGCCCACCACGGGATTCGACCCGGCCGCGCGCCGCAACGCCTGGCAGATGATCCGTAACCTCAGGTCCCTGGGCAAGACAGTCCTGCTGACAACCCACTACCTGGACGAGGCGGACAACCTGGCGGACCGCGTCGCGATCATCTCCGCCGGCGTAATCGTGGCCGAAGGCACGCCGGCCCAGCTCATAGCCTCCGAGCCTTCCAGCACGATCCGGTTCCGCGCCGCCACGTCGCAACCTCTGCCGCCGGAGCTCGCCTCCGTCGCTGCACTCGACAATGGAGTCACGACTATTCGCACCGCGACGCCCACCCGCGTCCTGTACGAGCTGCTGCGCTGGGCGAACGACAACGGGATCGAGCTCGAGGAACTGACCCTCTCGAGGGCGTCGCTGGAGGACGTCTATCTGAAGCTGGTCGGCGCGACCGAGCCGGAGGCTGTATCGTGA
- a CDS encoding zf-TFIIB domain-containing protein — MNCPKCGAPMRERERGDVIMDVCPSGHGIWLDSGELERLTEQRREYVRSHPGYRPDDDDDDEWYYRRGDRGNRDQYGQPRKKKGFLSTLMESFGGEGADD; from the coding sequence ATGAATTGTCCCAAGTGTGGCGCACCAATGCGCGAACGGGAGCGGGGCGACGTGATCATGGACGTCTGCCCGAGCGGCCACGGCATCTGGCTCGATAGCGGCGAGCTCGAGCGGCTTACAGAACAACGCCGTGAGTATGTCCGCAGCCACCCGGGTTACCGCCCCGACGACGACGATGACGATGAGTGGTACTACAGGCGCGGCGACCGCGGCAACCGGGACCAGTACGGCCAGCCGCGCAAGAAGAAGGGATTCCTGAGCACGCTCATGGAGAGCTTCGGGGGCGAAGGCGCCGACGACTAA
- a CDS encoding DinB family protein produces MTPAEAFLTVLRDAHAMLQTVMNDIDRDALWRRPPGNANPIGEIYGHAVGVEDMYIQQIIQGKPTVWESGGWAAKLGRETPPNLWQGEAPRPFDLFDFLGYRRAVYSASELYIAGLSAEDLDRALPFPGRDWSMSLAQLLTVVVSHCTAHAGEIAALRGVFGGKGLPY; encoded by the coding sequence ATGACGCCTGCGGAAGCCTTCCTCACGGTCCTGCGTGACGCCCACGCCATGCTCCAGACGGTGATGAACGACATTGACAGGGATGCGCTCTGGCGGCGGCCGCCCGGCAACGCCAACCCGATCGGCGAAATCTACGGGCACGCGGTCGGAGTGGAGGACATGTACATCCAGCAGATCATCCAGGGAAAGCCGACCGTCTGGGAGTCGGGCGGGTGGGCGGCCAAGCTTGGGCGGGAGACGCCGCCGAACCTGTGGCAGGGGGAAGCGCCACGCCCCTTCGACCTATTCGACTTTCTCGGGTATCGCCGCGCGGTGTACTCGGCCAGCGAACTCTACATCGCCGGGCTCTCCGCGGAAGACCTGGACCGGGCCCTGCCTTTCCCGGGGCGCGATTGGAGCATGAGCCTGGCGCAACTGCTGACTGTGGTCGTGTCCCATTGCACGGCTCATGCCGGTGAGATCGCCGCCCTGCGCGGCGTGTTCGGCGGCAAGGGACTGCCCTACTAG
- a CDS encoding alpha/beta hydrolase, producing MAFKTETVSVRDGMFRVEMRCAGRGEPLVWLHHSGGHQGWFSYLDRLAEKYMVFQPDHPGWGNSTGLEHLDDIIDFAIFYLDFFDAIKVERPYVIGHSLGGMVAAEVAALGRDSVRKLVLCDAAGLWNDEIGGADFFTMQGPELVAASVYKPENMARLGPPIDRENREAMARAMFERQKSFAAAGKFLWPIWDKGLKKRIHRISAPTLIVWGEHDGIVPPGYAEEFHRRIPGSRVVMFAESAHFPMVEEEDKFIQVVTDFLAE from the coding sequence ATGGCCTTCAAGACCGAGACCGTATCCGTGCGAGACGGCATGTTCCGGGTGGAGATGCGCTGCGCCGGCCGCGGCGAGCCTCTGGTGTGGCTCCATCATTCCGGCGGCCACCAGGGCTGGTTCTCCTATCTGGACCGCCTGGCGGAGAAGTACATGGTCTTTCAGCCAGACCATCCCGGTTGGGGCAACTCCACGGGCCTCGAGCACCTGGACGACATCATCGACTTCGCGATCTTCTATCTTGACTTCTTCGACGCCATCAAGGTTGAGAGGCCGTACGTTATCGGCCACTCGCTCGGCGGCATGGTCGCTGCCGAGGTCGCGGCGCTGGGGCGCGATAGCGTCCGCAAGCTCGTCCTCTGCGACGCTGCCGGTCTCTGGAACGACGAGATCGGCGGGGCTGACTTCTTCACGATGCAGGGCCCCGAGCTTGTGGCCGCCAGCGTGTACAAGCCGGAGAACATGGCGCGCCTCGGGCCTCCGATCGACCGCGAGAACCGCGAGGCGATGGCGCGGGCGATGTTCGAGCGTCAGAAGTCTTTCGCCGCGGCCGGCAAGTTTCTCTGGCCGATCTGGGACAAGGGCCTGAAGAAGCGCATCCACCGCATCTCGGCTCCAACACTGATCGTCTGGGGCGAGCATGACGGCATCGTGCCACCCGGCTACGCCGAGGAGTTCCACAGGCGCATCCCGGGCTCCCGCGTGGTGATGTTCGCGGAATCGGCCCACTTCCCCATGGTCGAGGAAGAAGACAAGTTCATCCAGGTCGTCACGGACTTCCTTGCGGAGTAG